The following coding sequences lie in one Arachis ipaensis cultivar K30076 chromosome B03, Araip1.1, whole genome shotgun sequence genomic window:
- the LOC107629499 gene encoding microtubule-associated protein RP/EB family member 1A yields MATSIGIMDSAYFVGRNDILTWINNRLQLNLSRIEEAASGAVQCQIMDMTYPGVVPMHKVNFDAKTEYDMIQNYKILQEVFNKLKIDKHIEVNRLVKGRPLDNLEFLQWLKRYCDSVNGGIMNENYNPVERRCKGGKGGTSKILKSSKYLQTSAIYNAGSGDMLGPNRISVPKQSKSSRGAGGPNSSEIEALSKQVTDLNLSMDLLEKERDFYFAKLRDIEILCQAAEVENDTMSVAIRKILYATDTKESALDEAQDYLNENFNAADDEEEAEAADEEAAAKEETKA; encoded by the exons ATGGCGACGAGTATCGGCATTATGGATAGCGCTTATTTTGTCGGCAGAAACGATATTCTCACTTGGATCAACAACCGCCTTCAACTTAACCTCTCTCGCATTGAGGAA GCTGCATCTGGAGCTGTACAATGTCAGATAATGGATATGACATATCCAGGGGTTGTTCCAATGCACAAG GTGAATTTTGACGCAAAGACAGAATATGATATGATTCAGAATTACAAAATTCTGCAGGAAGTGTTCAACAAGCTGAAAATTGATAAA CATATTGAAGTTAACAGGCTAGTTAAAGGTCGACCTTTGGACAACTTAGAGTTTCTACAATGGCTGAAACGATACTGCGATTCTGTGAATGGCGGCATTATGAATGA GAATTATAATCCTGTGGAGCGTAGGTGTAAGGGTGGAAAGGGTGGAACTTCTAAAATTCTGAAGAGCTCAAAATACCTACAAACAAGTGCTATCTATAATGCTGGTTCAGGCGATATGCTGGGTCCCAATAGAATCTCTG TTCCCAAGCAATCAAAGTCAAGCAGAGGAGCAGGTGGGCCTAATTCTTCAGAAATTGAAGCATTGTCTAAGCAG GTTACTGATCTCAATCTCTCGATGGATCTCTTGGAAAAAGAAAGAGACTTTTACTTTGCAAAACTAAGGGATATAGAAATTCTTTGTCAAGCCGCCGAAGTGGAGAATGATACT ATGTCTGTAGCAATTAGGAAGATTTTATATGCTACTGATACAAAGGAATCAGCACTAGATGAAGCCCAGGATTACCTTAACGAAAACTTCAATGCTGCTGACGATGAAGAGGAAGCTGAAGCTGCAGATGAAGAAGCTGCAGCTAAGGAAGAAACCAAAGCCTGA
- the LOC107629500 gene encoding uncharacterized protein At5g39865, which translates to MGCVSSNLLNHEDDFAQLGTSALGVGHHIVSLTSTTYGLLTLDPPSSTTTPSTLSEPPEVINSWELMEGLDADSFRFSPLPLPPPKPKPKPSSEKENLDPFERICPPSGENRVVIYTTTLRGVRSTFEACCAVRTAFEAFGVSFCERDVSMDSGFKQELRDLLKGKEREETVPPRVFVKGFYVGGAEEMLRAAEEGLLGELLEGLPRKKMGAVCDGCGDMRFLPCFRCNGSCKTAVLLKEEGHKGRTVVIKCAHCNENGLVVCPICS; encoded by the coding sequence ATGGGATGCGTATCTTCAAACCTCCTCAACCATGAAGACGACTTCGCCCAGCTGGGTACCTCCGCACTCGGCGTTGGCCACCACATCGTGTCCCTCACATCCACCACCTATGGCCTCCTCACTCTTGACCCaccctcctccaccaccaccccTTCCACCCTGTCCGAACCTCCAGAGGTCATCAACTCCTGGGAGCTGATGGAAGGCCTCGACGCCGACAGCTTCCGCTTCTCTCCACTCCCACTCCCTCCCCCAAAACCCAAACCCAAACCCTCCTCCGAGAAAGAGAACCTGGACCCCTTCGAGAGGATATGCCCTCCCAGCGGCGAGAACAGAGTGGTGATCTACACCACCACCTTGAGGGGAGTGAGGAGCACCTTCGAGGCCTGCTGCGCTGTTAGGACGGCTTTTGAGGCCTTCGGGGTGTCCTTCTGCGAGCGTGACGTGTCCATGGACAGCGGCTTCAAGCAGGAGCTGAGGGACCTTCTGAAGGGGAAGGAGAGGGAGGAAACGGTGCCTCCCAGGGTGTTCGTCAAGGGCTTCTATGTGGGTGGCGCCGAGGAGATGCTGAGGGCGGCGGAGGAGGGACTGCTGGGGGAGCTGCTGGAAGGCCTTCCGAGGAAGAAGATGGGTGCTGTGTGTGACGGCTGCGGGGACATGAGGTTCTTGCCCTGTTTCCGGTGCAACGGCAGCTGCAAGACAGCGGTGCTCCTCAAGGAAGAAGGCCACAAGGGGAGGACAGTTGTCATCAAGTGTGCTCATTGCAATGAGAATGGCTTAGTGGTATGCCCAATTTGTAGCTAA